The sequence CCAAGCACAGTTATGATCCTGACGGCATTGGAACAGGCAAGTGCTCTTCCTGCCACATGACAAAGGTTGCGGTGACGGCGAATTCCTACGACATCCACTCGCATAATTTTGCGGTTCTCCCTCCGTCGTTGACGATCACCTACAAGGGATCGACAACTCCGACCAAGGGTATGATCAACTCGTGTGCGGCGGCCTGCCATCGCAACGGCCAGGGAGCGGCCAGCCTCGGCGTGGGCGCTGATGCAACATTGACCGACTGGACCGAAGCGACCGATCAGGCGCTGGCCGACACTCTCGACCGCGCCTGGAAAAAGTGGTTTGGCACAACCGATGTCAAACAGCTTTCCATCGCAGCAGGCGCATTCCTTCTGCAGCAGAATTATCCGAATCCGTTTAACCCGAGCACGGTCATCGAGTACTCGTTGCCGCGCACGGCGCGCGTCGTGCTGCGTGTGTACGACATGACCGGCGCACACGTCCGTACTTTGGTTGATGAGCAGCAACTCCCCGGAATGTATCGGGCGACGTTCGACGCATCCGGTCTGCCGAGCGGGACGTACTTCTATCGCCTTGAGGCGGGATCAGCCAGTCTTGTGAAGAAGATGGCTCTGATGAAATAACACACACGGGTATTCTCCGCTGCGGGGGTCGTCATGACAACATGACGGCCCCTGTTTTTTTGCAATCTTGTTCAACCCTGCGGCTGTGAGTATCTTTAGTGTCTGTATTCGAAACGCGACGGAACCATGCCGCTAGAGACCCCTGACGTCGTAACCGAGGTAACCGACGGCACCGATACGACGCATCCTGCCAAGGTGATCCTCTACAACGACAATATCCACACGTTCGAAGACGTGGCCCTCCAGCTCGTCAAAGCCATACGCTGTTCGTACAAGCGCGGCCTCGCATACGCCGATGAGGTCCATACCCGTGGCAAGGCCTGCGTCTATGTCGGAGATATGACGGAGTGTCTGCGCGTCAGCGCGGTGCTGGAGGAGATTGCGCTTCATACGCAGATTGAGATGTAGATGGTGAGTGGTAGGTAGTAGTTGGTAGTTGGTAGATGGTAGGCCGGTTCCGGGTAAAACAGTTTCACGGTTATTCAACAAAAAGTTTCAGCGATGACTTCCACAGAAATACGCCAATCCTTCCTCGATTTTTTTGCATCGAAAGAGCACCGCATCGT is a genomic window of Ignavibacteriota bacterium containing:
- a CDS encoding ATP-dependent Clp protease adaptor ClpS, whose protein sequence is MPLETPDVVTEVTDGTDTTHPAKVILYNDNIHTFEDVALQLVKAIRCSYKRGLAYADEVHTRGKACVYVGDMTECLRVSAVLEEIALHTQIEM